In Flavobacterium okayamense, a single window of DNA contains:
- a CDS encoding ABC transporter ATP-binding protein, with translation MKTTFFKIIRFAKPYKKFIFLNIFFNILYALFNALSFVMLIPMLDVMFGNTEKVSEKPVYTTLSEIDKFGKQYLDYTITQANLEKGEEYGLFLMICLVIITFFLKNLFNYLATYNVTFLRNGTLRDLRIALYEKIISLPISFYSEKRRGDVMVRLTNDVGEVQFSFLSILEIIFKEPLTILFTLGTMFFISTKLTIFVLIFIPLSGFIISLLGKSLKRKSKRVQQETGMYLSVIDETLSGLKVIKSYNAENTFFDKFSTSANKLYRYSNSLLNRNNIASPLSEFLGIVVIATLLWFGGRMVLIEESLKGTDFIAYMGLAYGILTPAKAISKANYTLKSAMAAADRILEILEQKSSITNKEEALEKQNFESEISIQNINFRYQDENVLKNFSLTVPKGKTVALVGQSGSGKSTIANLLTRFYDVNEGSIQIDGTDIRDWNMHSLRGLMGLVTQDSILFNDSIKNNLLIGKPNATEEEIIEALKIANAYEFVKDLPEGIETNIGDAGGKLSGGQKQRLSIARAVLKNPPIMILDEATSALDTESEKLVQVALENMMQNRTSVVIAHRLSTIQKADTIVVMQKGEIVEQGNHEELLAKNGTYAKLVSLQSFE, from the coding sequence ATGAAAACAACATTTTTTAAAATAATCCGATTTGCTAAACCTTATAAAAAATTTATTTTTCTAAATATCTTTTTCAATATTTTATATGCTTTATTTAACGCGCTTTCATTTGTGATGTTAATCCCAATGTTAGATGTTATGTTTGGTAATACTGAAAAAGTTTCTGAAAAACCTGTTTACACTACTCTTTCAGAAATAGATAAATTTGGTAAACAATATTTAGATTATACAATCACCCAAGCAAACCTTGAAAAAGGAGAAGAATACGGTTTATTTTTAATGATATGTCTAGTCATCATTACTTTTTTTCTAAAAAATCTGTTTAACTATCTGGCTACTTATAATGTTACTTTTTTAAGAAACGGAACTTTAAGAGATTTAAGAATTGCTTTATATGAAAAGATTATAAGTTTACCTATTAGTTTTTATTCTGAAAAAAGAAGAGGTGATGTTATGGTAAGACTTACGAATGATGTGGGAGAAGTTCAGTTTTCATTTTTATCCATTTTAGAGATTATTTTTAAAGAACCTTTAACCATTTTGTTTACACTTGGAACAATGTTCTTTATTAGTACTAAACTTACCATTTTTGTATTAATTTTCATTCCACTTTCAGGCTTTATAATCTCCTTACTAGGGAAAAGCTTAAAAAGAAAGTCAAAAAGAGTTCAACAAGAAACAGGAATGTATTTGTCTGTAATTGACGAAACATTATCTGGATTAAAAGTTATTAAGAGTTACAATGCTGAGAACACTTTCTTTGATAAATTTTCAACGTCAGCAAACAAGCTTTATCGCTATTCGAATAGTTTATTAAACCGAAACAACATTGCTTCACCATTAAGCGAATTTTTAGGAATTGTTGTAATTGCTACTTTATTATGGTTTGGTGGGCGAATGGTTTTAATTGAAGAATCTTTAAAAGGAACAGATTTTATTGCCTACATGGGATTAGCTTATGGAATATTAACTCCAGCTAAAGCGATTTCAAAAGCAAACTACACGCTAAAATCTGCTATGGCAGCTGCTGATAGAATTTTAGAAATTTTAGAACAAAAAAGTTCTATAACTAATAAAGAAGAAGCTTTAGAAAAGCAAAATTTCGAATCAGAGATTAGTATTCAAAATATCAACTTTAGATATCAAGATGAAAACGTACTGAAAAACTTTTCATTAACAGTTCCAAAAGGAAAAACAGTTGCTCTTGTAGGACAATCGGGTTCTGGAAAAAGTACAATTGCTAATTTACTAACTCGTTTTTACGATGTTAATGAAGGTAGTATTCAAATTGACGGCACTGATATTCGTGACTGGAATATGCATTCATTGAGAGGTTTAATGGGCTTAGTTACTCAAGATTCTATTTTGTTTAACGATAGTATTAAAAACAATCTTTTAATAGGAAAGCCAAACGCAACAGAAGAAGAAATTATAGAGGCTTTAAAAATAGCAAATGCATATGAATTTGTTAAAGATCTACCTGAAGGAATTGAAACTAACATTGGTGATGCTGGTGGAAAACTTTCTGGCGGACAAAAACAACGCTTATCTATTGCGCGTGCTGTATTAAAAAATCCTCCGATTATGATTTTAGACGAAGCAACATCTGCTTTAGATACAGAAAGTGAAAAACTGGTTCAAGTGGCACTTGAAAACATGATGCAAAACAGAACTTCAGTTGTAATTGCTCACCGACTTTCTACCATTCAAAAAGCAGATACAATTGTAGTTATGCAAAAAGGTGAAATCGTAGAACAAGGTAATCATGAAGAACTTTTAGCCAAAAATGGAACCTATGCTAAATTAGTTTCGCTACAATCTTTCGAATAA
- a CDS encoding DUF4199 domain-containing protein yields MNEIVKKNSVKYGIIAGVFALLLTSTMYAVNLELFAKWWIGVTNIIIYTALGIFAMVQTKKELNGVYTFKDAFTTYFVYAVIGIAISIAFNIILFNFIDPGAKETLKEISIEAAVSMMKKFGAPSDAIKKAVEDMSNSDQFGIVEQLKGSVFSIIFSAIFAAILAAIFKSKPKEQF; encoded by the coding sequence ATGAATGAAATTGTAAAGAAAAACTCAGTTAAATACGGAATTATTGCCGGAGTATTTGCGTTACTATTAACTTCTACTATGTATGCTGTAAATTTAGAGTTATTTGCTAAATGGTGGATTGGAGTTACAAACATTATTATCTATACCGCATTAGGTATTTTTGCAATGGTTCAAACTAAAAAAGAATTAAACGGAGTTTACACATTTAAAGATGCATTTACCACATATTTTGTTTATGCTGTAATTGGTATTGCAATTTCAATTGCTTTTAATATTATTTTATTTAATTTTATAGATCCAGGTGCAAAAGAAACTCTGAAAGAAATTTCTATTGAAGCTGCTGTATCTATGATGAAGAAGTTTGGAGCTCCTTCAGATGCAATCAAAAAAGCTGTTGAAGATATGAGTAACAGTGATCAGTTTGGAATTGTTGAGCAACTTAAAGGTTCTGTGTTTAGTATTATTTTCAGTGCTATCTTTGCAGCAATATTAGCTGCTATCTTCAAAAGTAAACCAAAAGAACAATTCTAA
- a CDS encoding glycosyltransferase family 2 protein: MNLSIVIPLLNEQESLPELYNWIKKVMTSHNFSYEIWFIDDGSTDNSWQIIENLSQQDNNVKGIRFFKNYGKSQALHAGFARTNGDVIITMDADLQDSPDEIPELYNLITNEGYDLVSGWKKKRYDSVIGKNIPSKLFNWAARKTSGVKLHDFNCGLKAYSKNVVKNIEVSGEMHRYIPVLAKNAGFSNIGEKVVIHQARKYGQSKFGMNRFINGFLDLITIWFLSRFGKRPMHLFGALGVLMFVIGMLSAGFIGFSKLWKLYHHEPAILVTDNPWFYISLTTMIIGTQMFLAGFLGEIILRTKNNEERYKISKEI; encoded by the coding sequence ATGAATTTATCTATAGTAATTCCATTATTAAACGAACAAGAGTCGTTACCCGAATTATACAATTGGATTAAGAAAGTTATGACTAGTCATAACTTTTCTTATGAAATATGGTTTATAGACGATGGTAGCACTGATAACTCTTGGCAAATAATTGAAAACCTTTCACAACAAGATAACAACGTGAAAGGTATTCGCTTTTTTAAAAATTATGGTAAAAGCCAAGCGTTACATGCTGGATTTGCCAGAACTAATGGCGACGTAATTATTACTATGGATGCTGATTTACAAGATAGTCCGGATGAAATACCTGAATTATATAATTTAATTACAAACGAAGGTTATGATTTAGTTTCAGGATGGAAAAAGAAACGATACGATTCGGTTATTGGAAAAAACATCCCTTCAAAATTATTTAATTGGGCTGCCCGAAAAACTTCCGGTGTAAAATTGCACGACTTTAATTGCGGACTAAAGGCGTACAGTAAAAATGTGGTGAAAAACATTGAAGTTTCTGGAGAAATGCATCGTTACATTCCAGTTTTAGCAAAAAATGCTGGTTTTTCAAATATTGGTGAAAAAGTGGTTATTCATCAAGCTAGAAAATATGGCCAATCAAAATTTGGCATGAACCGCTTTATCAATGGATTTTTAGACTTAATTACTATTTGGTTTTTATCAAGATTCGGCAAAAGACCAATGCATTTATTTGGTGCCTTAGGTGTTTTAATGTTTGTCATTGGTATGCTTTCTGCTGGTTTTATTGGTTTTTCTAAACTTTGGAAATTATACCATCACGAGCCAGCAATATTGGTAACAGATAATCCTTGGTTTTATATTTCTTTAACTACAATGATAATTGGAACACAGATGTTTTTAGCGGGATTTCTAGGTGAAATTATTTTACGTACAAAGAACAATGAAGAACGTTATAAGATTTCAAAAGAAATATAA
- a CDS encoding type B 50S ribosomal protein L31 has translation MKKGIHPENYRLVAFKDMSNEDVFITKSTVETKETIEVDGVEYPVFKMEISRTSHPFYTGKSKLIDTAGRIDKFKNKYAKFSK, from the coding sequence ATGAAAAAAGGTATTCACCCAGAAAATTACAGATTAGTAGCTTTCAAAGACATGTCTAACGAAGACGTATTTATTACAAAATCTACAGTAGAAACTAAAGAAACTATCGAAGTTGATGGTGTTGAGTATCCTGTGTTTAAAATGGAGATTTCGAGAACATCTCACCCATTTTATACTGGTAAATCTAAACTTATCGATACAGCTGGTCGTATTGATAAATTCAAAAACAAATACGCTAAATTCAGCAAATAA
- a CDS encoding phospho-sugar mutase: MHIDKHILDKVNEWLTPTFDKKTQDIIEEMMTSSPKELEDSFYKNLEFGTGGMRGVMGVGTNRINKYTLGKNTQGLSNYMKKVFAGEELKVAIAYDCRHNSDTLAKVVADVFSANGIKVFLFSEMRPTPELSFTVRHLDCHAGIVLTASHNPPEYNGYKVYWQDGGQLVPPQDGEIIQVIESLQYSDINFDANESLIQYIDKDLDEAFWKSTVENASFNTPQNAKDNLKIVYTSLHGTSIKAIPSVLALAGYNDVNIVKEQAEPDGNFPTVKSPNPEEPEALTMAIELANKINADIVVGTDPDSDRLGVAVRDLDGKMKLLNGNQTMVIMTAFLLEQWKRAGKITGKEFIGSTIVSTPMMLDLAEAYKVECKVGLTGFKWIAKFIKDFPELQFIGGGEESFGYMVGDNVRDKDAVAAILLVCEIAALAKASGSSLFQELINLSVDFGFYKEHLISITKKGIEGANEIKQMMIDLRENPLKEIANQRVVCIEDYQTSKGKDLMNGDEFEISIPKSNVLIYYLEDGSKICARPSGTEPKIKFYISVNQPLDSKEDYLKVEKQLDSKIDAIISEMNLN; this comes from the coding sequence ATGCATATTGACAAACATATATTAGACAAAGTAAACGAGTGGTTAACACCAACTTTTGATAAAAAAACACAAGACATCATAGAAGAAATGATGACTTCTTCTCCTAAAGAACTTGAAGATAGCTTTTACAAAAATCTAGAGTTTGGAACAGGTGGAATGCGAGGTGTAATGGGTGTTGGCACCAATCGAATTAATAAATATACCTTGGGTAAAAACACACAAGGACTTTCTAATTATATGAAGAAAGTTTTTGCTGGTGAAGAATTAAAAGTTGCTATTGCTTACGATTGTCGTCATAATAGTGATACTCTTGCAAAAGTTGTTGCTGATGTTTTTTCGGCAAATGGAATTAAAGTATTTCTTTTTTCTGAAATGCGACCAACACCAGAATTATCATTCACCGTTCGTCATTTAGATTGTCATGCTGGTATTGTCTTAACTGCATCTCACAATCCGCCTGAATACAACGGATATAAGGTTTATTGGCAAGATGGCGGACAATTAGTTCCTCCTCAAGATGGCGAAATAATTCAAGTGATAGAAAGTTTACAATACAGCGATATTAATTTTGATGCCAACGAAAGCTTAATTCAATATATCGATAAAGATTTAGATGAAGCGTTTTGGAAATCAACTGTTGAAAATGCAAGTTTCAACACACCTCAAAATGCAAAAGATAATCTTAAAATTGTCTATACTTCTTTACACGGAACGTCTATAAAAGCTATTCCAAGTGTTTTAGCATTAGCAGGTTATAATGATGTAAACATTGTAAAAGAACAAGCTGAACCAGATGGAAATTTCCCAACAGTAAAATCACCAAATCCGGAAGAACCAGAAGCTTTAACTATGGCAATTGAATTAGCAAATAAAATTAATGCTGATATTGTTGTAGGAACTGATCCAGATTCGGATCGATTAGGAGTTGCTGTTCGTGATTTAGATGGCAAAATGAAATTACTAAATGGTAATCAAACTATGGTTATCATGACGGCTTTTCTATTAGAGCAATGGAAAAGAGCTGGAAAAATTACAGGAAAAGAATTCATTGGTTCGACAATTGTGTCTACACCAATGATGCTTGATTTAGCAGAAGCTTATAAAGTTGAATGTAAAGTGGGATTAACTGGTTTTAAATGGATTGCTAAATTCATAAAAGATTTTCCAGAATTACAGTTCATTGGCGGCGGTGAGGAAAGTTTTGGTTACATGGTTGGCGACAACGTTCGTGATAAAGATGCTGTAGCAGCAATACTATTAGTTTGTGAAATTGCAGCCTTAGCAAAAGCTTCTGGAAGTAGTTTGTTTCAGGAATTAATTAACTTGTCTGTTGATTTTGGTTTTTACAAAGAGCATTTAATTTCAATTACTAAAAAAGGGATAGAAGGCGCTAACGAAATCAAACAAATGATGATTGATTTACGTGAAAATCCGTTAAAAGAAATTGCTAATCAAAGAGTTGTTTGCATTGAAGATTATCAAACTTCAAAGGGTAAAGACTTAATGAATGGAGATGAATTCGAAATTTCAATTCCAAAATCAAACGTTTTGATCTACTATTTAGAAGATGGCTCTAAGATTTGTGCTAGACCAAGTGGAACAGAACCAAAAATTAAGTTTTACATTAGTGTAAACCAACCATTAGATTCTAAAGAGGATTATTTAAAAGTAGAAAAACAATTGGATAGCAAAATTGATGCTATCATTTCAGAAATGAACTTGAATTAA